A genome region from Lytechinus pictus isolate F3 Inbred chromosome 16, Lp3.0, whole genome shotgun sequence includes the following:
- the LOC135157109 gene encoding uncharacterized protein DDB_G0271670-like, with product SSSSSSSNSNSSSSSSSSSSSSGCCCCCSSSSSSSSSSSSRSSNSSINNSSSSSSSSSSSSNGSSSSSNSSSSSSSSSSSSSSSKSSTSSRSSSSSSSSSSSSSSSSISSSWNRSSSSSISSRKRTNSSSRDSSSSSSSGSSSSSSSSGSSSSSSSSSSSSSSSSSSSSSSINNSSSSSISSSSSSSSIGCCCCCCSSSSSSSSSSSSSSSRSINGNISSSTSSSSSSSSSSSSSNSSSSTSTILISVEKPENLF from the exons agcagtagtagtagtagtagtaatagtaatagtagtagtagtagtagtagtagtagtagtagtagtggttgttgttgttgttgtagtagtagtagtagtagtagcagcagcagcagcagtaggagtagtaatagtagtattaataatagtagtagcagcagcagcagcagtagtagtagtagtaatggtagtagtagtagtagtaatagtagtagtagtagtagtagtagtagtagtagtagtagtagtagtaagagtagtacgTCGtc tagaagcagtagtagtagtagtagtagtagtagtagtagtagtagtagtagtattagtagtagttggaataggagtagtagtagtagtattagtagtaggaAAAGGACTAATAGTAGTAGtcgtgatagtagtagtagtagtagtagtggtagtagtagtagtagtagtagtagtggtagtagtagt agtagtagtagtagtagtagtagtagcagcagtagtagtagtagtagtagtagtagtattaataatagtagtagcagcagcatcagcagtagtagtagtagtagtagtattggttgttgttgttgttgttgtagtagtagtagtagcagcagcagcagcagcagtagtagtagtagtagaagcatcAACGGCAATATAAGTAGTAGcaccagtagtagtagtagtagtagtagtagtagcagtagtagtaatagtagtagtagtactagtacta tcttaatttctgtcgAAAAACCGGAGAATCTATTCTAA